Below is a genomic region from Henckelia pumila isolate YLH828 chromosome 3, ASM3356847v2, whole genome shotgun sequence.
agaacttgggcacaactccgctacgactatcgaacgccttgacgactcccgggtcaagcctaggaaggctagaacaactcgaatacgactagagtagagaggaaatccggaattggcaattgaaagtgaattctcggccttctatttatagacaacgatcggagcctccgatcctcgatcggaacgtccgaacatcgatcggaccgtccgatccttccatcggagcttccgaagatcctgatctgccacgtgtcaaaataatacttgttgactttggatcggggtgatcggagcttccgatccaaccacacgtcatggatgacgtaatatcatcggtgcctccgatcgctcatcggagcttccgaactcaccttcagagcctccgaaccctccccaagtaattatgattaatttcttaatcgctgattttggttacgggctactacacccaATCTTCGTCAACCCTTACCATCCTCGCCCTCTTACCCCTATCTGCATCATTTCGATCACAAGTAGCTACTCTAGCTGCCTCACCAACTGTTTGACCATTGGCTTTACTCAAAAATACTCAAATGTTTGTTTATCTTCTATCTCATTCATCAATCACTACTAACTCCTCTACTAGGCATTACATCAGtagaaaattgtaattttttaccTATAACCACTAACTCCTCCACTAGACATAGTCTTAgtaggaaatttaaaattttcattttcacaTCTTTACTCCTCTACTAGGATTAGCCTTAGTAGGAAATTCGAAATTTTCATCCACACCCTCAACTCGAGCTCCCCTCGCAGATTCTACCCTTACTAGCAAAAATGAAATGTCATCTTTATCGCATCAAGCTCTTAAACTTAGTCTTAGTAGGATAAGCATGAACCTCAACTTTCACACTTCAAGCTCTTCACCCTCCTCACTTCTTGAATCCTCAATAAGTTGAACTTTTTGAGCCCGGTGATCCGAATTTCTTTTCAACCAACCCGAAAATCTTCGCGGTGCGACATGATGACTTTTGCTGGATTAGTTGTTTGGGTTGAGGACCCTAGGCCCATCTCTCACCCTTgacttttaaattttgaatgaaTGGATCCCAACCCATCCTCCTTACTTCCCTCGCCCCCTTGCCACAGCCTCGTCCTGCATCCTCCTCGTTTCCCTCGCCCAGCCTCTTCCAGCCTCGTCCTTGCCCAGCCTATCTCCCCCTCGTCATCTAGCCCTCGCCCAGCATCCTCCTCGCCCAACCTATCTCCTCCTCTCCATCTAGCCCTCGCCCCTCCCCTCGCAGCCCTCGCCCCGTCTCGCCCAGCCTATCTCCCCCTCGCCATCTAGCCCTCGCCCAGCCTCGCCCAACCTTCACTTCCCTCGCCGAGCCTCCTCCTCGCCCAGCCTATCTCCCCCTCGCCATCTAGCCCTCGCCCCTCCCCTCGCAGCCCTCGCCCCGTCACCTCCACCCTCACCCTCGCCCCATACCTCCATCCTTGCCCCCTCACCTCCTCTCGTCGCACCTCCATCCTTGCCTCCTTTGCATAGCACTCCATCGAGTGATCGATAAATTGTGAAGTTCAACTTGCTCGATTATTTCCCTCAATTGTAAATGCTCTAGTTTTTGCTTTCTTGAATTTACCAACTACTAACTCTTCAAATCATGATTTTAGtatgaagattgaaatttgCCTCTACTTCCCACTAATTTCTCTACTACGCCGATCTTTAGTTGAAAAATTAAGATTTTCATCTTTCACAACTAAGTCAACTCCTTTACAAGGATTTTCTTCAGtaaaaacatcaaaaacttCATCTTTACACATCTACTAGGCCCTCTGCCATCTCGCACTCCTCTAATAAGTTATAACCTTAATAGAAAAAATATGCATTGTACCTTCCTCCTTTTAAgctcctctactaggttataATATTAGTAGAAAAAATGAAACTCTTCATCTATCAccctctaactcctctacttggccttagccatagtagaaaaatatgaattttcacCATTCACCCActaactcctctacttggcCTTAGCCATAGTAGGAAAAATTCAAGTCTCCACCTTTCAccctctaactcctctacttggcCTTAGCCATAGTAGAAAAAATTCAAGTCTCCACCTTTCACCCACTAACTCCTCTACTTAGCATAAGCCACAATAGAAAAATATGAACTTCAACTTTCCAccctctaactcctctacttggccttagccattgtagaaaaatatgaattttcacCATTCACCCACTAATTCCTCTACTTGGCCTTAGCCATAGTAGAAAAAATTCAAGTCTCCACCTTTCACCCTCTAACTCCTCTATTAGGCCTAAGCCACAGTAGGAAAATATGAACTTCAATTTTCCAccctctaactcctctacttggcCTTAGCCATAGTAGGAAAATATGCATTTTCACCATTCACCCActaactcctctacttggcCTTAGCCATGGTAGGAAAAATTCAAGTCTCCACCTTTCACCCACTAACTCTTCTACTTGGCCTAAGCCACAGTAGGAAAAATTCAAGTCTCCACCTTTCACCCATTAACTCCTCTACTTAGCCTAAGCCACAGTAGGAAAATATGAACTTCAACTTTTCAccctctaactcctctacttggcCTTAGCCATAGTAGGAAAATATTCACCATTCACCCActaactcctctacttggcCTAAGCCACAGTAGGAAAAATTCATTATAGGCGAAATACACCTAAGGACCCAACAAAACCATTCTTCACCCTCGATCAAAATAACACTTATTACTTTTAAAAAGAGAAGTTGATTTCATTGAAATTCAAACGATTACACGAGTAATAGTTAAAAATGAAATACATCAACAATTAGTTTAAAGATAACATTTTCTAAGGCGACAAGGGTTCCAAGACCTCTTCCAAGCCCCCGCCATGTGCGTCTCCTAGTAGTAAGCTCAAGAACTAAGTTTCTCCTCCCAGGACCCCAATTCTACTTCATCATGACTTTCCTCATCTTCTAGTACCTGAATTTATTCCTCAACCATCGACAACATATTCCTTCCACTTTTTATTATGTTAACCTCCATCCACGCCCTTTTACCTCCCTCTCTCACCACCTCATCATAACATCTGTGTGCCACCATTTGATCCCCATGCAAGACCCCAACTTCTCTCCCTACTGAAAACTTGAGCTTCTGATGATATGTAGAAGCGATGGCTTTAAAGTCCTTCATAGCCGGCCGACCCAAAATTCCATTGTACGATAAGGGAGCATCTACCACCGTGAAGCTCACCGTCTTCGTTACCCTCTTAGGATCGCTTTCCATGGACACTGGGAGATCAATTAGTCCCATTGGTAGAATAGCATGACCTGTGAATCCATACAAAGGTGTAGAGATCGACTTTAATTCATATCTTTCTATCTTCATTTGGTCAAACGTCCATTTGAACAATATGTTCACTGAACTCCCACTGTCAACAAATGTCCTTGCTACATCATAATTCGCAATTGTAACTGTTACCACCAAGGCATCATTATGTGGAGCCACAACACCTCGTAGGTCCTCGGGTCCAAAACTAATAACGGGATCTTGTGGTAAATTCAGTTCTTTAGATATCTCAAAGTTCTATCCTTCTACCATGTGCTTTACGTGCTCGCCCAGAATCACCATCGGTGGCACCTCCTGAAATCATATGAATCATACTTCTCGTAGGATTGTTAGCATCATCTATCATCCTCCTTCTTTGGTCAAATCCTTGAGGAGGACCCTGACCCTCTATATCCATTCTCGGCTCCTCCATTCCTTGATTTATCCAAGGAGGGCCTCGCCCTCGCCTCGGGGGCGAATGAAACTCTTGATTACCTCTTGACGGAGTTCTTGATCTCCTCATAGGTGGAGGTAACTTAGGACCTTCATCAATCCTTTGCGAACTTCcttgatttcttcttttctcctccACCTCCATCACCTTGTCCCAATTTTGAGCCAAGGGAGCATAGGGTGAGAATTGCCCTTTGCCTCGTGCTCGATCATCTTCTCTTTCTCCCATCCCTCGCTTCCTACCTCCCTTATCTGCCCCTTCCACATTACTACCTCCTTGCCTTTGCTCGGTCCTCCTATGTCTTTGAGCGTCTTCTAGATTCACGTACTTCTCCGCTCGTGCCAAAAGATCGTCGTAGCTTGATGGAGGCTTCTTAACCAGAGACTTGTAGAATTCACCTTCTTTCAACCCTTGGGTAAAAGCACTTATCAGTATATCAGGAGTGGCAGTCGACACTTCCAAAGCCGCACCATTAAAGCGTTGGATAAACTCCCTCAAAGTTTCTTGGTCTTGTTGCTTCATCACAAACAAACTCAAGTAGGTCTTTTGATACTTCTTGCTACTAGAAAACTGATGCATAAAAACCACACTGAAATCATCGAAAGACCTTATGGAACCAGGTTTCAACATATTGAACCATTGCTGGGTGGACTTCACTAACGTGCTCAAGAATACTCGACATTTTATACCATCGGAGTATTGATGCAATAAGGCGGCGTTCTCGAATCTTCCCATATGTTCCTCCGGGTCCGTACTTCCATCATATTCTCCCACACTTGGCTTCTTGAAACT
It encodes:
- the LOC140890342 gene encoding uncharacterized protein, which produces MGRFENAALLHQYSDGIKCRVFLSTLVKSTQQWFNMLKPGSIRSFDDFSVVFMHQFSSSKKYQKTYLSLFVMKQQDQETLREFIQRFNGAALEVSTATPDILISAFTQGLKEGEFYKSLVKKPPSSYDDLLARAEKYVNLEDAQRHRRTEQRQGGSNVEGADKGGRKRGMGEREDDRARGKGQFSPYAPLAQNWDKVMEVEEKRRNQGSSQRIDEGPKLPPPMRRSRTPSRGNQEFHSPPRRGRGPPWINQGMEEPRMDIEGQGPPQGFDQRRRMIDDANNPTRSMIHMISGGATDGDSGRARKAHVTIANYDVARTFVDSGSSVNILFKWTFDQMKIERYELKSISTPLYGFTGHAILPMGLIDLPVSMESDPKRVTKTVSFTVVDAPLSYNGILGRPAMKDFKAIASTYHQKLKFSVGREVGVLHGDQMVAHRCYDEVVREGGKRAWMEVNIIKSGRNMLSMVEE